The genomic interval tatcaaaaagagctcgttcaaataatgtatactcaaattgtttaaataaaatgaacaaaatctgatacaagcatgtcagaacatgaaaaaatcattccatgtcttcaaattccccaaaaaaaaaaaacaaatcgcaaacccctatttttgtcattatagggtttttgaaaaaaaaaaaagaaagagaagtgagaaaacaaaaatgtggagaaaagagaagaaaaaaggaagggtgttttaatTGTTCCTTGAAGAATTGCattgaagtgagggtgagagcaccgtcaaatgagagcaagtaccgtgaaagtgatttgtgagagcaaatgttacttttttggtatacacagtgagtgaagaaagtattttattttttagggtttcataaataaaataataaattaaaaaaataaaattaggtaggtgggttggtgggccaacccggctcaccacgggttcaacccgcatgagccgggtctaaatgagtcgggttgaaatctgacccgcatataagtgggttgtatttttcaaacccaacccggcccgaacccgtgacgggtcgggttggctcgcgggttgtaaCCCATTTTAACGGCTCTAATTTAAAGTTTCCCAAACCTAGTGTTCACACACCACACTAaccttatattatatattaggtATTTCATCTAATACGTGACACACTtctgatttaaattttttaaggaCGAATggaaatattaatttgatatatgaatgtataAAAACTATGAATTAACTTATCAATGGTTTCTGGTTTagtttttagatattttagatcgactaaaagtaaaataaaatatcctaTCCTAATTATGTTTATTGGATCGATCTTATTATTCATTAGTACTATGGAATCTTTTACATATAACTAATTACACACACGAAATATATATGTTTCAAAATGAATGAGCTGATCCTACCAATTTATgagaatgaattttgatttcaataaagTATGTTTTGGTAGATTAATAAGGAAggaaaattgttataaattagaCTAAATCTCAATTCTTAGATATAATGTGATTTTAGAGactaaattagaatttttttattcctttaatataaaattgataactCTTCATACAACGATCTAATTACTCATTTACctagtaattaaattaaaaataataataggaaCAAATCTCTTCATAAAATAACCTTTTgaagataataaatttagattttataattaaaattattatgatatCACAAGTTATTCTATTAAGTATGTTAGAATATGGAATCACTTATTAGTAAGCTGATATTCCAGTACTATAGTATtacaaatttatgtttgagaTGTCTAATATTATTGTTTCTACGTGAATGAGTCACAAATCTTATGTAGTCATACACTATCACGTGATAGtgtattatttattgaaagtttcacatcaacttgagataaaaccaatttataatatataaatacgtgcaataattattttacaaatcagttttgtgggattgagttggCCTTAAAGTTCAATTATGATTAGAGTCTAAAAAACTGAATAATGAATATGACATTAACATTAACTCAACAAAAATGATCGCAATTGaaactttctaaaaaaaattgaagaattaaattgaactaaaaaataattaggaaCCTAAAATGAATCAAACTAAGAAATTTAAAggtaaattatttttctaatttttttttcattacataatcaatattattttatattataacaacATTTCCTCATTCAACTTTCAAGTATTTGTACGACCAACTAGGTCTCTTATGTTACGTGACTATAGATTCATAAATCACTCAACGCGTATACACTTCACTATCTGCAATGTGTACATAATTAATAATCTTATGATTTAgacatattaattaaaaaaaattattaaaacccCTTTTCCATTTCCACTTCCCTTAACCCCAGGAATTAAACacaggataaaaaaaataaatgatatatatgtCTGCCGTACGACGGAAGAATTGACTTGGGAACAAATTAAAAAGTGtaatatcatatcatatatgGCATCTGGCTGTAGAAACCGTAATCAATACATCAGTCAAATCCAAAAACATAGTTAATTTGctagttttattaattaattaactaattaattatgtattgcATCCTAAGTTCCCATTGTCCAAACGCGTCCTCCTATGGAATATTCAAAACATCAGATCCTTCGAACGTGCTTCCGCCATACcctatatataaattaactcCTTTGTTCCAAAGTTCTCGACTTGGAAAAAAATCCAAAGACGCACCGAATTAGTCAATAGTCATATACACGTAAACACCAACACAGAAAACCTAAGCAAGTAAAGTGGTGGTGCTCATGGTCATTGCCACCATGGCATGGCGTAACAAGGCGGTGCCGGAGGAAAAATCCCTCGGAATCAACGCCTTCGACGCCGGAAAAACCATGTGCCGCCTCATCTCCCTCTACCATTCCCTCTCTGACCAAGAAATCGCCAAGCTCCACCACAAGGTGATCAAATCGAAAGGCATAACCTACTTGAATTCCCAGCATGAATGCTTCCTCCTCAACCTCGCCTCCGCGGAACGCCTGGAGGAACTCGACACGGCGGCTGACGCCGTCTCGCGGCTGGGCCGGAAATGCTCCGACAGCAGCCTTGGGCGCTTTGACCTTGTTTACGCCGACCTAAAGCTCGGTCTTATCGATCTCCGGAAGTTAGGTTACGGTTGCCGCAACAGTCTTAAGATGATCTCCAAAATGGAGAAACTTGTCTCTTCGACCAGGAGTCTTTATACAGCCATGGAATCCATGGCGAAACTGGAGATTTCAGAGAAGAAGAGGCAAAGGTTGAAGACTAATGATTATAACAACTTTACGAAAAAACACTTGGAATACTTGGACGAGGAGATAGAACGTTGTAGAAAACAAGTGCAGCATTACAAGGAAGTTTCGTTGTGGAACCAAACATTTGACAAAACCGTTGCAATGATGGCTAAGGTAGTTTGCATTGTATACGCTAGAATTTGTTCTGTTTTTGGAGGGTACATTGCCAATTGCAGCTGCTATAATATAAATGGTGATGGAGACAGTGAAATCGGTAGTTGTTGCTGCCTTTTGGAACACCGTGAGTTGTACAAGAAGAACTATTGTCTCTACGAGGAATCACTTCCCAAGGGAGTCACAAGGTCGGGTCCAATCCCAAAGGGTAGTAGCAACAAAACCGGTACGATTCGTTTCTTGAACCGTGGATTTGATAGCCCAGTGAATAACGGAGTTAACAATAGGGTTTTGAGGCTGGCGCCGCCGTCCACGGTGGGCGGGGCGGGGCTTGCGGCGAGGTACGCTGAGGTGGTTTTGCTTGCGGAGCAGTGCCTCCACGCGCCGGCGACGATG from Vigna radiata var. radiata cultivar VC1973A chromosome 9, Vradiata_ver6, whole genome shotgun sequence carries:
- the LOC106773722 gene encoding uncharacterized protein LOC106773722, translated to MVIATMAWRNKAVPEEKSLGINAFDAGKTMCRLISLYHSLSDQEIAKLHHKVIKSKGITYLNSQHECFLLNLASAERLEELDTAADAVSRLGRKCSDSSLGRFDLVYADLKLGLIDLRKLGYGCRNSLKMISKMEKLVSSTRSLYTAMESMAKLEISEKKRQRLKTNDYNNFTKKHLEYLDEEIERCRKQVQHYKEVSLWNQTFDKTVAMMAKVVCIVYARICSVFGGYIANCSCYNINGDGDSEIGSCCCLLEHRELYKKNYCLYEESLPKGVTRSGPIPKGSSNKTGTIRFLNRGFDSPVNNGVNNRVLRLAPPSTVGGAGLAARYAEVVLLAEQCLHAPATMGASGREAFYGMLPERMRRKVAAKLKGRWRKGEEGEALAEGWRYAVEKLLEWLSPVAHDTLRWQEERSVETARFEVGTTALLLQTLHYSDLEKAEAAIVEVLVGLSCICRCERT